Genomic window (Juglans microcarpa x Juglans regia isolate MS1-56 chromosome 2S, Jm3101_v1.0, whole genome shotgun sequence):
GCATGCCCTGAGTGTAGTTAGGAAAATCGCTTGGGATTGATCCAAAGACGTCGTTGGAGTTGCCCGTTATTTCTAATGCTGCATCAATATTCATCGCAAAGGATTTGTTATCAGCGGCCTTTAACATGTCGATTTTTCTCTGCACTGCTTCGATCTTCGTATCCAGAAACCCTTGAACTATCCTTAGTTGTTCACAAGAGAAATAGTCCATACGTTCATCCCACGTCCGGAACATGATGTTACTCCTGCAATTTTCCGTGCGCTTTCTTGAGATCTCTTTTTCAATATTCTTCTTGCGGTCAATGAAATAGTCGGATAAATCCCGAGTTCCTCTCTTACGTGCGCTGCTAATTGTGTTGGACTTGAATTTGTTGACCAAGGTTCTGACGCAATCTTCATCGTTTTCAGGCCAGGTTGCCATATCGCAGGGATGGCCATTTTGTGATCTGGGACCGTAGATGATCATGCACGCCTTGATGCCACAGAGGGTGGAGATCTCGTAAAGCTTCTTCTCCAaacctttttttctcttatgaTAGGTTATCATCCGAGACTTGTCGTTGCTTATGAATTCCATGCTTCTTCTTCTGCGCCCCATCTTTTGGTGGTGTGAAAAACTGAAACTAAATAAGATCTTACATGCACCGAAGTAGTTTTATAGAGAAAAGGCCGGTCTGAAGATCACACATCAAGGAAGATTCTAGGAGGCTAGGGATACGCGCGCGAGCTGCATTGGCCATCAAGAAACAGGATCGGTAAATCAATATTTCCTCAAGAATTTATTACTTACCATAAAACGTAGTGAGAGCTATATACACGGATTTAATTGCTGCAGCTGTCTCTTGCTTCATTAATGTCACGGATTTAATTGCTGGAATATTTCCTCGTGTTCACTCTTTTAGTT
Coding sequences:
- the LOC121251465 gene encoding MADS-box transcription factor 56-like; its protein translation is MGRRRRSMEFISNDKSRMITYHKRKKGLEKKLYEISTLCGIKACMIIYGPRSQNGHPCDMATWPENDEDCVRTLVNKFKSNTISSARKRGTRDLSDYFIDRKKNIEKEISRKRTENCRSNIMFRTWDERMDYFSCEQLRIVQGFLDTKIEAVQRKIDMLKAADNKSFAMNIDAALEITGNSNDVFGSIPSDFPNYTQGMLQRINVGLDLQAGNLLPMPKSYVKSLDDLNGLQWPDFYSSYNQGDHSSLLPFCVNPLADPMKVKVDEACSSHGNMSISTGIQYSPPNYPIYYDLAVGLMENMTVINNSMLPPMFNYNPRMQMIPPINVRNPMMQTLPDDDQMHGPPADMNSLYTYIGTHGINEFEIDEDAAA